The genomic segment CGCTGGGAAAGTAACCGCTGCCGTAATGGTTGCCGGACCCGCAATCATAGGAATAGCTATTGGAACCGCTGTTATATCCTTGAGGTTTACGCCTGAATCAACACGAATGAAAGCCCCCTTCTGCAATCCATTTATTCCATTGTAGAATAGCACTATGCCCGATGTAATTTGAAAAGCATACAGCTCAACATGAAATACATAGCTAAATACCAGCTCACCTAAAAGAAGAAAGAATAGCAAAACAATAAACGCTGTGAGTGTAGCCTTAGTGGCAATAAATCGAGTTTTTGACTCATCAAATTGCCCCTGTAGGGTTGTCATTACAAATACTTTCTGTATTGGGTTTACCAA from the Tenuifilum sp. 4138str genome contains:
- a CDS encoding MarC family protein — protein: MMAFKLKFLLSCMVALLALVNPIQKVFVMTTLQGQFDESKTRFIATKATLTAFIVLLFFLLLGELVFSYVFHVELYAFQITSGIVLFYNGINGLQKGAFIRVDSGVNLKDITAVPIAIPMIAGPATITAAVTFPAHYGHTNTIVSMAVALGVNYLFMYYSRPIGKALNRFNLMGPLVRIFGLIVATIGVQMMLNGIASFWISIR